The sequence below is a genomic window from Mycobacterium spongiae.
ACGACTTCGCTTGCCTGGTCGACTTCGGCCTGGCCAACGCCGCCGCCGACGCGAAGCTGACCAGCACCGGGATCACCATCGGGACGTTCGCCTACATGGCGCCCGAGCGGCTGCGAAATGCCGATGTCGGCCCCGGCGCCGACGTGTATGCGCTGGCCTGCGTGCTGTACGAATGCCTGACCGGATCCCAGCCCTACACCGACAGCGACTTGCCCGCGCTGATCACCTCGCATTTGACCGCTCCCATCCCACGCCCCACCCAGCAACGGCCAGAGATCCCCGCCGGGTTTGACGACGTGATCGCCCGCGGGATGGCGAAGAACCCGCTGGATCGCTATCCGAGCGCCGGAGCGCTGGCCGACGCGGCCCAACGCGTGCTGACCACAGCGGACCAAGTCGCGGCCGACACGGTGGTCGCGGTAACCCCGGCGCCCGGCCCGCCCCCCGATCTCTCCGAAACCGTAGCGATCCGGACTCAGCGCTATCGGACCACCACACCCGCCGGCATCGAGCCGCCTGCTCCCAAGGTGCCCTTCCTGCGCAGGCACCGTCGGGTGGCAATCGCGCTGGCTTCAGTCGCTGCGCTGGTGCTCGTCGCCGCCCTGACGACCGTCGTGGTCGGGCGCCAGTCACGGCAGCAACCAGAGTCGGGTGCCGACGAGGCCCGGCCGCCGCAAGTCGAGTTGCCGTTCGGCGAACTCACCATTCCCGACGGTATAGCTGTCGACAAGGCCGGCAACGTCTATGTCACCGACGATGGCACAAACCGCGTGCTCAGACTGGCGGCGCGGGCGAACGCGCCGACCGAACTGCCGTTCACCGGCGTGACCGATCCCGACGGCCTGACGGTGGACGACAACGACAACGTCTACCTCGCTGACGGCGGCCTCGACGGTTCACCCAAAGTGCTCAAACTATTGGCCGGGTCGAACACCCAGGTCAAGGTGCCGCTAACCGGTCTGACCAATCCGTGGGATGTCGCGGTGGACACCAAGGACAACGTCTACGTCAGTGACGGCGTCAATCGGGTACTCATGCTGGAGGCGGGGTCCAACAACCAGGTCAAGGTGCCGTTCACCGGGCTGAACGGTCCCTATGGAGTGACAGTGGACAACATCGGCAGCGTGTACGTCACCGACGGCGGCAACGACCGAGTGCTCAAACTCGCGGCGGGGTCCAACAACCAAGTCGAGCTGCCGTTCACCGACCTTGACGTGCCCAAGGGCGTAGCGGTGGACACCAACGGCAACGTCTACATCACCGACAGCCGCAACAACCGGGTGCTCAAACTGCCGGTGGGCTCCAGCACCCAGATCGAGCTGCCGTTTACCGGCTTGAACGGCCCAGAAGCGGTGGCAGTGGACACCAACGGCAACGTCTATGTTGCCGACATCGACAACCACCGGGTGCTCAAACTACCGGCGGATTAAACCAAGCCGCACCAGGACAACACGGGCTCGCGTGGGTGGCCCCGGCCAGAAGCCGGCTCAACGGCCTTGGCAGACTGTGCGCATGGCACAAATAACCTTGCGCGGAAATGCAATCAACACCGTGGGCGAGCTGCCGGCCGTCGGGTCTCCCGCTCCCAGCTTTTCCTTGACCGGTAGCGATTTGGGAGTGGTCAGCAATGAACAGTTCCGCGGTAAGGCGCTCGTGCTGAACATCTTTCCGTCTATCGACACACCGGTGTGCGCGACGAGCGTGCGCTCCTTCGACACCCGAGCTGCGGCAACCGGTGCAACAGTGCTGTGCGTGTCCAAGGACCTCCCGTTCGCCCAGCAGCGATTCTGCGGTGCCGAGGGCATCGAGAATGTCGTCTCGGCCTCGGCGTTTCGGGACAGCTTCGGTGAGGACTACGGGGTCATCATCACCGACGGTCCGATGGCTGGGCTTCTGGCCCGTGCCATCGTGGTCGTCGGCGCCGACGGCAACGTGGCATACACCGAACTGGTTCCCGAAATCGCCCAAGAGCCCAATTACGACGCCGCGCTGGCCGCTCTGGGCGCCTAGAGCTACCTCTCGCTAGCCCAGATCGGGGACGCTGGCAAGGCGCACGTACGCCGAGGCCGCCTCCGCCCGGTTGGTCGCGTGCAGCTTCCGCAGCACCCTCTTGACATGCGACTTCACCGTGCCAGCCGAGATCACCAGCTCGTCGGCGATCTGTTGATTGGTGCGACCGGCTGCCATCAGCCTCAGCACCTCGACCTCGCGCCGCGTCAGCATCGCCATCACCCGCGTCTGCACCTCGGCCAACGACCGCGCGGCAGGACTACGTTCGACCGGCTCGATCTTGCGCAGATCCAGATCGGCGTCCTGAAGGGCGCGAGCGGCGTCGTCCGCGGAAGCCAGCGCGCGCCGGACTTCCACGTGTTGGCGGCGCATTCGTTCGAGGAGAACCGTGCGCTCGTAGGCATATCCGAAGCCTTCGGCGAACGCCCACACCGTGTCCCGGTCGATCTCGTCAACCGTGCGACCCGAATAGAGCCGGTCGGCATGCAGGAATCCGATCACCTTGCCGGTCGGCATCACCGGGGCGGCCACATAGGACCGCGTCAGCGAGAAGTCGACGATCGGCCGGTTGACTCGCGGATCGTTGCGGGCGTCGCGCACGATCGCGGGCGTACGACGCCGGATCATCTGCGCTTCGATCAGCATGTGATCCAACAACGGGGCCACCGACTGGGCGAAAGCGACCATCTTCTCCGCACCCTCGCGATCGTCGCCAAAATAGGCTGATTCCATCACCATCCGGCCTTCGTGCACACGAAAGAGGACGGCGCGATCGAATCCGCACGACTCGACCAGTTCTCGCGGCGCTCGGTCGACAATCATCGCGACGTCGTCGACGGCGCGCAGCTTGCTCAAGGCTTCCTGCACATGCAGCAGCGCCAGGGTCCGGCGCGCCGCACCGTCTTCGATCAATTCCCGCTCGAGCGCGGACAAGTCCTGCAGCGATTCGAGCGCGTCGAGTGCGTGGGCGTCGCCGAGCGCCTGCAAAGCGTCATGCACGACGCTGGCTCTGGTATCGATGGCCTCGGCCACGACCGCCA
It includes:
- a CDS encoding serine/threonine-protein kinase PknD yields the protein MVNVVEESTTDRPAAGFGAGSQFGHYQLLRLLGTGGYGEVYEAEDTRMHRTVALKLIAAPYAGNPVFRERLYREARTAGRLNEPHVVPIHQCGEIDGQLYIDMRLIEGTDLLNELKRHGHLNPARAVAIVRQVAAALDAAHDGQVTHRDVKPANILLTGDDFACLVDFGLANAAADAKLTSTGITIGTFAYMAPERLRNADVGPGADVYALACVLYECLTGSQPYTDSDLPALITSHLTAPIPRPTQQRPEIPAGFDDVIARGMAKNPLDRYPSAGALADAAQRVLTTADQVAADTVVAVTPAPGPPPDLSETVAIRTQRYRTTTPAGIEPPAPKVPFLRRHRRVAIALASVAALVLVAALTTVVVGRQSRQQPESGADEARPPQVELPFGELTIPDGIAVDKAGNVYVTDDGTNRVLRLAARANAPTELPFTGVTDPDGLTVDDNDNVYLADGGLDGSPKVLKLLAGSNTQVKVPLTGLTNPWDVAVDTKDNVYVSDGVNRVLMLEAGSNNQVKVPFTGLNGPYGVTVDNIGSVYVTDGGNDRVLKLAAGSNNQVELPFTDLDVPKGVAVDTNGNVYITDSRNNRVLKLPVGSSTQIELPFTGLNGPEAVAVDTNGNVYVADIDNHRVLKLPAD
- the tpx gene encoding thiol peroxidase, whose product is MAQITLRGNAINTVGELPAVGSPAPSFSLTGSDLGVVSNEQFRGKALVLNIFPSIDTPVCATSVRSFDTRAAATGATVLCVSKDLPFAQQRFCGAEGIENVVSASAFRDSFGEDYGVIITDGPMAGLLARAIVVVGADGNVAYTELVPEIAQEPNYDAALAALGA
- a CDS encoding LuxR C-terminal-related transcriptional regulator, encoding MTVARDTPDPTPLGTLADGNHPGWASRAARESAAARRYREAFGDCGVDPTDDPLAVVAEAIDTRASVVHDALQALGDAHALDALESLQDLSALERELIEDGAARRTLALLHVQEALSKLRAVDDVAMIVDRAPRELVESCGFDRAVLFRVHEGRMVMESAYFGDDREGAEKMVAFAQSVAPLLDHMLIEAQMIRRRTPAIVRDARNDPRVNRPIVDFSLTRSYVAAPVMPTGKVIGFLHADRLYSGRTVDEIDRDTVWAFAEGFGYAYERTVLLERMRRQHVEVRRALASADDAARALQDADLDLRKIEPVERSPAARSLAEVQTRVMAMLTRREVEVLRLMAAGRTNQQIADELVISAGTVKSHVKRVLRKLHATNRAEAASAYVRLASVPDLG